The window CACAGTACACAATtacaaaagaaaagatgaaacctgtcaaataaaacacacaaaccacccAAAACAATCTTCATCTTAACAGCATCTAGAGCGTTTTTGTTCGGTTTCTATTTGACACGCGTTTGAACCACGTTACCAAAGTGCAGTCGCTGAACGTGAGCCATTTTACTCAGATGAAGGTCTCCGTGCTGACGATGAAGCCATGTTgacgtgtatatgtgtgtgtgcttttgtttcCGTTTCTTTGACACTTCTTCTTTCATCATAATACAATCCAAGTACTTCGGTCACTATCTGCCAAAACTTGCAGGGACGAGCCTACGGGTGAGAAGATGAGAAGGTAAATTACAATTCACACGAATCtagacacacaaataaaaagaattttaaaaagtttgcGGACTGGAAAACTTCCAACATTGGCAGGGAACACAATGCCTGATCACACCAAACTCAGGCAATGAGGAGTACCTGGGTCCACACAGTGCTGATAATACCTCCTTAGAGTTCACTGCAATCAGACTTATTTGTTAagaatcaacaaataatcaaagAATTCCAGGGCACTAAGCATTATCCAGACTGGCTCACAAGGCCTTTTcactgcagacattttgacatgtcgtAGGAAAAATCAGGTGTTAACCATTACCGTTAATCTCggtatttacacctgtgcttttctcacagtttcaaaatgtcttttgtaaattgtgtgtgtgcactgtctCGACTTACCGGGACACTTAAATACAACAGTACCATTGTTAATCATATTAGTAACCCCTGTGTTTTTCCTACTGTGAAGATGTCTGCTGTGAAGTCCTCGTGCATGGCTTAGCGACACAGTTAAAAGGAACAGAGCAGCCATTCATGTTATTAGTTcaacctgtgcttttcctgctgtcTAAAGTCTAAATGTGATTTATTATTAGTAACACTGGTGAAGTGTACGTTCAAAATGTGCGTGTTCGGAACAGAACACGGGTTAGGCACGTTGCCAATATGGGAGTCAATTAAAGTGCGTGAGCCGTCTTGGTTCACACTGGTTCTGATTacgatgcctgtgtgttttggttttattaccGTCTGATAAAGTAGTTAGCACGCATTACCTCAGAGGGCTAACTTGGcttgtttactttattttagaTGAACGCCTTATGTAAAGAGTCCAGCCAATTTTGTAAGATGATACTGTGGCATATATaaagaaagcttttttttgtctagttttttttttaagtgctcatattatgctatttggcttttccccctttctttcattgtgttatatatcttttttgtgtacGTTAaatgtttacaaagtgaaaaagcccaacatccCCTcgcaaagggacttaccatctccaacagaaaacactgctcctaaacagctctgttgtagtccagcctctACTTCCGCGACaaacgtttgtcactttgtaaaacacacgttataatgctcgcctagctgctgagtggcacgccctcatactctgcttctgactagctagtagtccttacctagctacagcgcatgtgcaactcccaacaaagacggaatagaagtgtgatgcctcactctgtagctaaaacacacAGGGATTGAATGTGTGCGCAAATCAGTATACAACTCACCTTTGTGTAAAGCTTCATTGGTCATGCGATTAATGTAGCGGGAGCTGCTCTCAGGAACCAACCACTTCATCACTGTGTTCACGCAGGACTTCCTGTAAGAACTCCACACACTCCCACTGACAAGAGAGGCAACTTTAGCACAACCTTAAATAACCAGAGCACAACAAGAAGGGACAAGCagaaagatgtgtgtgtttgtgtgtcagtagTTCCTCACctggtctgacctttgacctctgtaAGGTCCCCAACACCCACGGTGCAACACACACCTGTGTTTAGGTCCCAGCTGACCTGGAGGTTGGAATGATACGTGTTTGGcctggaaacaaaaacaatgaaaagcagACTTAGTGGGGACAGAAAAAAATGGTAGATGCAGGGTTGAAGAAGGCTTTAGGTTCATTTAGGACAAATACCTGCAGTGCTCCTCATCCATGTTGGAGAAGGCCAGTAACAGCAGACCGATGTTGATCATCACAGTGTTAGTTTCAGGACACACCTgatacacatcacacacacattatcacCAGGTCAAACGCAAATGTTCTTCTTTCCATGTTTTGTTGCATCATTGTTTTAGGCGTGTATGCGTGTGCTTCTACTAACCTCTAATATCACAACATCATAGTCGCTGAAGGAGCAGAACTGCGGAGCCCAGGCAGCATCACTCCTGATCACCTCATTGATAAGATACTCAAAGTCTAGAGTCAactgctccacacacacactctgcaagAGAGAACTCAGGTTCAGAATGTAAGAAAAATACTTTGAAGGTACCaaggcaaacacacaaaccttcagtttacacatGTGAATGATGTTTCTTTTAAGTTCACTAAGCATAAATGTTCTGTTTAAACTTTACAGTTACACTAAAATGTAACACTAAATGCAGGTTCTGTTACAGAAGTTACAGGCAGGTAAATTACATTATTAGAAAAGGTCAGGGCaccctggtagctcacctggttgagcatgCACCCCATATACTAAGGCTAAAAACCAATTTAGCAGTTGAGATGGTTCTAGGATTGCCTGTAAAACAAGACTGGTGCAGTGCTCTGAGATTAATGCCTGTTACTAATTATTGACTATTGATTCCAGTATTTCCAGGACAGGAAGGGCAACTTGATGTATATATTCCAATCTGTCTGAATATACTGACGCAAACACGCACCTGTCCATCGTGTGGCCCGGTGACCAGCTGCAGGTTCCGTCCTTTAAGGTCAGTGACTGTAAAAGGTAGCTGAACTTTATCGTCTTCATAACCTTAATAGaccaaaacagagaagaagaatgcCGGTCAGCTGCTATAGACTTGACCTGACAAGGGTTACTTTTCACAGACCATTCTGTGCGTCCTCCCCTTGTCTCACCTCCTGCACCTCCTGCATTTTGCTCTGCTGCCCCTGGCTGTTGGAGGCGGTAGTGCAGACGTGAATAGTTGACATATCCAGGCTCGCTGGGGCCACCCTCCTGGGACAGGGATGGAGTCGGCGGGGATGAAGGtgatgaggaagaagaggcaGGAGACATCACTTGTTCAGAGCACTGTGGCAAACTGTGGCTCCCATCTGATGTTGGCGCTTGGGGTAAACTAGTCcgtctctcctctttcctcctatCTCTACAAtcatcctcctctttcctcctttctACATTTATCCCTTTATCTCCTGGTATCTGCGCTGCCTCTTTTTCACCACCATCAGGTGGTCTTTTTTCTGCCTGGCTTTCGTTTTCtttccatcctcctcctcctgatcCTCCTGCTCCACCCTGGGCTCGCCTGAAGAGGTCAGCTGCAAACTCGCGGGCTCGCACGGCTGCTTGAGACTGGCTAGGAGATGAGGGAATTGGAGCAGGTCTGCTCGGTGGCAGTCGGCTTTCGGGAGATCCCTGAGGTAGTGAGGAATAAGAGGccaagggggaggaggaaaaagatgCAGAGGCCTGACTTGACAGAATGGCTCTCTTTGTGTAAAGGATCTGTGAGGACTGACCCTGCTTACCTGGAAGAGACATACAGAGAGATGCTGAAATctgacaacacaacaacagccGGATAATAAAAAAGTCTTACAGATGTGGATTAATGAGAACATAAATGAGTATCAAGGATCACAATTGTTGGGTGCCCggacagctcagttggtagagcaggcgcgcAGATATAGAGGTCTACTCTCGACGCAgcagccttttgctgcatgttgttcccccGGCTCTCTACCCTTTGATTTCTTCTGCTGTCCTctctgaaaatgcccaaaaactaatctaaaaaaataaatagcaacTGGTCTTTATCAGTGTTAAACAATGAAACTATTTTCTGGCCTTTGTTGACCTGGTGTGACATTGTTCCCTCCTCCCACCAAATTTAGTTCTTCCTCCAAATAGCTAAATCTGACCTTTGTGTGTAGTCCATCCTATATGGAAAAAGTCTAACATATAATGGTCTAAAATGCACATCTGATTTTAGGCATAAAAGACAGACAAGGATAAAGAAATGTGACTATGCTgctatttgtgtatgtgttaccTGGGCAGAGTGAGATGCCGCAGGCCACCAGAGAGTAGCTAGTGTTTAATAGGATGACCTGGTCCTTCTTCAGCTGGAAAGCTGGTTGGAAAGTGGGGAATGGGTACACCACCTGGTACCTGCTGTTCAGCACATAGCCATGCTCCAGACAGTCACCACTTCCTatggagagaaaaggaggaagtTGGACGAGGAACAGAGAGACGGAGGCAGTGAGAACAGTAAAggagtctctgtgtgtgtgtgtgtgtgtgtgtgtgtgNNNNNNNNNNtgtgtgtgtgtgtgtgtgtgtgtgtgtacctgtgcgTATGGTAGTGGCTGAGGGAACTGGGCAGCAATAAGAACAAGAAGTAGGAGGAGGCATGGAAGCGATAGTGATGTAGATGTCTCTGTTGTTTTCATCACTCATCATTAAGTTCATCAGAACGGAGCTTGAGCTGCGTGTACTGGCAGGTAGAACCACACATGGACACATAAATTATTTGTCATTAAATACACACTGCAGTAACATAGTTCAAGGTTAAACTGAATCAGCCCCATATGGTTGTTCATCAACGCGTTTATCATTCCTTACTTGAAGCCAAAGATGACAATTTTTGAGTGGTCATTTGgccactcacacacagtcaGGTACAGGTCGCTGTAGATTTCCTCTCCTGCAAACAGACGTACGTGATGGACCTAAAGAGAAAAAGCAAACGTTAGACAAAGAAAAGGATAGTTATATATTAAGTTGACTTATTCAAGTTCTCCAGTTTTAGCTCTCGCAGAAGGACATGGTATCACATCAAATTAGTCCATGTCTGCTTACATGTAAATCTTCtggaaaaaacacattaagtTTCTAGTGAGTGCATTTCCTTTCCTTTACCTGTTTGAGTCTACTGTGCAGGTTGAACTCCCACCAATAAAGATGGTAGGTATAGAAAGAGAAATCATCATCTTCTCCACAGTCGCTGGTGTAGGACAGAACATAGCGGCCGCATTTGGTAAAGCCAAGAAACACATGTCTGGAACAAAAACAAGTGATGCACCAATGTAATACATGACTCGGCTAGAACAATATTACACATGGTCAACCCTCACCCTGAATCTTATGGTCATGAGTAGGTATGGATGTACCAATCCGATAAGTCAGATTAATATTGGCACAGATCTTAAAAAGCAGATCAGGTATTGGCCATGACAGATCCATACAAAAT of the Etheostoma spectabile isolate EspeVRDwgs_2016 chromosome 2, UIUC_Espe_1.0, whole genome shotgun sequence genome contains:
- the dcaf15 gene encoding DDB1- and CUL4-associated factor 15 isoform X2 codes for the protein MAPSSKSEKDDSKQKAKRKHKNHVVKLLMRGKLSGQFSQRLFRKLPPRVCVPLKNIVSEEFLRAGHVFLGFTKCGRYVLSYTSDCGEDDDFSFYTYHLYWWEFNLHSRLKQVHHVRLFAGEEIYSDLYLTVCEWPNDHSKIVIFGFNTRSSSSVLMNLMMSDENNRDIYITIASMPPPTSCSYCCPVPSATTIRTGSGDCLEHGYVLNSRYQVVYPFPTFQPAFQLKKDQVILLNTSYSLVACGISLCPGKQGQSSQILYTKRAILSSQASASFSSSPLASYSSLPQGSPESRLPPSRPAPIPSSPSQSQAAVRAREFAADLFRRAQGGAGGSGGGGWKENESQAEKRPPDGGEKEAAQIPGDKGINVERRKEEDDCRDRRKEERRTSLPQAPTSDGSHSLPQCSEQVMSPASSSSSPSSPPTPSLSQEGGPSEPGYVNYSRLHYRLQQPGAAEQNAGGYEDDKVQLPFTVTDLKGRNLQLVTGPHDGQSVCVEQLTLDFEYLINEVIRSDAAWAPQFCSFSDYDVVILEVCPETNTVMINIGLLLLAFSNMDEEHCRPNTYHSNLQVSWDLNTGVCCTVGVGDLTEVKGQTSGSVWSSYRKSCVNTVMKWLVPESSSRYINRMTNEALHKGSSLQVLADSDRSTWIVL
- the dcaf15 gene encoding DDB1- and CUL4-associated factor 15 isoform X1; translation: MAPSSKSEKDDSKQKAKRKHKNHVVKLLMRGKLSGQFSQRLFRKLPPRVCVPLKNIVSEEFLRAGHVFLGFTKCGRYVLSYTSDCGEDDDFSFYTYHLYWWEFNLHSRLKQVHHVRLFAGEEIYSDLYLTVCEWPNDHSKIVIFGFNTRSSSSVLMNLMMSDENNRDIYITIASMPPPTSCSYCCPVPSATTIRTGSGDCLEHGYVLNSRYQVVYPFPTFQPAFQLKKDQVILLNTSYSLVACGISLCPGKQGQSSQILYTKRAILSSQASASFSSSPLASYSSLPQGSPESRLPPSRPAPIPSSPSQSQAAVRAREFAADLFRRAQGGAGGSGGGGWKENESQAEKRPPDGGEKEAAQIPGDKGINVERRKEEDDCRDRRKEERRTSLPQAPTSDGSHSLPQCSEQVMSPASSSSSPSSPPTPSLSQEGGPSEPGYVNYSRLHYRLQQPGAAEQNAGGAGGYEDDKVQLPFTVTDLKGRNLQLVTGPHDGQSVCVEQLTLDFEYLINEVIRSDAAWAPQFCSFSDYDVVILEVCPETNTVMINIGLLLLAFSNMDEEHCRPNTYHSNLQVSWDLNTGVCCTVGVGDLTEVKGQTSGSVWSSYRKSCVNTVMKWLVPESSSRYINRMTNEALHKGSSLQVLADSDRSTWIVL